The following are encoded together in the Oncorhynchus nerka isolate Pitt River linkage group LG25, Oner_Uvic_2.0, whole genome shotgun sequence genome:
- the LOC115123994 gene encoding angiomotin-like 2a, with product MRTAEESSGTVLHRLIVEQLRHGIPTDTRTLLAIQQQALRGGSNSSGGGGTGSPRSSLESLTQEESQFIHMSTRQDPQGQEYQGDYKHCESDFVCHLYQLHRHGEELPTYEEAKAHSQYLASVGAQQGQPQLGPDMMDHQGDGQWELKRKHARSLSERLMQLSLERSSRDIQPLSSSHSYPQLSNGHSGPVEHQGPEFQRGPPPDYPFLVRPPGYMLSHSQETHGHYYQEPPPSFQSQHRYVPSQPQAEMVRHSVHYGPEVYANHSNTSTHNNTAQMDLLRENERLRKELEVYSEKVARLQKLEVEIQKISEAYETLMKGSAKRETLEKTMRNKLESEIKRLHDFNRDLRDRLDNATKQQEVESADRKQQVFTKLLEQNEEQQREVQRLRGSEEEWLRRREVLEQALGSAQARNLALEEELRRKRAYVEKVKRLQSSLGQLQAACEKREALELRLRTRLEQELKSLRSAQSHSTASGPGSPPSDLSSMVSVQQQQLAEREERILALEADITHWEQKYLEESTMRQFAMDAAATAAAQRDSSVIKHSPRHSPDNSFNDYLPFSHRHREMENRVRALHSQLLEKDAVIRVLQQRTGREQNRLEQQALRPARSVPSISTEQQALRPARSVPSISTEQQDLHPARSVPSISTEQQDLHPARSVPSISTEQQALRPARSVLSISTEQQALRPARSVPSISTEQQALRPARSVPSINTDGPVEQPIQGKGKGLSDDQTAAAVSPLSLPPHQHPCTPLLLSKPQSRDCSTQCDRDVLAQETDLTVDPTSMLAPSETSSTSTSASEHFLAPPNTHQSSRSSDSAAEVVEILI from the exons ATGAGAACTGCTGAGGAGTCTTCTGGCACGGTTCTACACCGTCTAATCGTGGAGCAGCTCCGTCACGGGATCCCCACGGACACCCGTACCCTCCTGGCCATCCAGCAGCAGGCCCTGCGTGGAGGCAGCAACAGCAGTGGAGGAGGCGGTACCGGATCACCCCGCTCCTCTCTGGAGAGCCTGACCCAGGAAGAGTCCCAGTTCATCCACATGTCCACCAGACAGGACCCCCAGGGCCAGGAGTACCAGGGGGACTACAAACACTGTGAGAGTGACTTCGTGTGTCATCTCTACCAGCTCCACAGACACGGAGAGGAGCTGCCCACCTATGAGGAGGCCAAGGCTCACTCTCAGTACCTGGCCTCGGTAGGGGCCCAGCAGGGTCAGCCTCAGCTGGGACCTGACATGATGGATCACCAGGGAGATGGCCAGTGGGAGCTGAAACGGAAGCACGCCCGGAGCCTCAGTGAGCGTCTCATGCAACTCTCCCTGGAGAGATCAAGCAGAGACATTCAGCCTCTCAGCTCCTCTCACAGTTACCCTCAACTGTCTAATGGCCACTCTGGGCCTGTTGAACACCAGGGGCCAGAGTTTCAGAGGGGACCTCCCCCagactaccccttcctggtcaggCCTCCTGGATACATGCTCAGCCACTCACAGGAGACACACGGACACTACTATCAGGAACCACCTCCCTCATTCCAATCACAGCACAG gtaCGTACCTTCCCAGCCCCAGGCCGAGATGGTTCGACACAGTGTCCACTATGGTCCAGAGGTCTACGCGAACCACAGCAACACCAGTACTCACAACAACACTGCCCAAATGGACCTGttgagggagaacgagagactaAGGAAAGAGTTGGAGGTGTACAGCGAGAAGGTCGCCAGACTTCAGAAG CTGGAAGTAGAGATCCAGAAGATATCTGAGGCCTACGAGACCCTGATGAAGGGCTCAGCCAAGAGAGAGACCCTGGAGAAAACCATGAGGAACAAACTGGAGTCAGAGATCAAGAGACTGCACGACTTCAACAGAGACCTCAGAG ATCGTCTGGACAACGCTACCAAACAGCAGGAAGTTGAATCGGCAGACAGGAAACAGCAGGTCTTCACCAAACTCCTGGAACAAA atgaggAACAGCAGCGGGAGGTGCAGCGTCTGCGTGGCTCCGAGGAGGAGTGGCTTCGGCGCCGGGAGGTTCTGGAACAGGCCCTGGGGTCGGCACAGGCCCGTAACCTGGCCCTGGAGGAGGAGCTTAGGAGGAAGAGGGCGTACGTAGAGAAGGTAAAGCGGCTGCAGAGTTCCCTGGGCCAACTACAGGCAGCCTGTGAGAAGAGAGAGGCCCTGGAACTGAGGCTGAGGACCAGGCTGGAGCAGGAGCTGAAGAGCCTCCGATCAGCACAG TCCCACAGCACGGCTAGCGGTCCTGGCTCCCCGCCCTCTGATCTGAGCTCCATGGTGTCtgtacagcagcagcagctggctgagagagaagagaggatccTGGCTCTGGAGGCTGACATCACACACTGGGAACAGaagtacctggaggagagcaccATGAGGCAGTTCGCTATGGACGCAGCCGCCACCGCTGCAGCTCAGAGAGACAGCAGCGTCATCAAACACTCGCCTCGTCACTCACCCGACAACAGCTTCAACGACTACCTGCCATTCAGCCACAGGCACCGGGAGATGGAGAACAG agtccgaGCGCTGCACTCCCAGCTCCTGGAGAAGGATGCAGTGATCAGGGTGTTACAGCAACGGACTGGACGGGAGCAGAACAGGCTAGAGCAGCAGGCCCTCCGTCCAGCCAGGTCCGTCCCCTCCATCAGCACCGAGCAGCAGGCCCTCCGTCCAGCCAGGTCCGTCCCCTCCATCAGCACCGAGCAGCAGGACCTCCATCCAGCCAGGTCCGTCCCCTCCATCAGCACAGAGCAGCAGGACCTCCATCCAGCCAGGTCCGTCCCCTCCATCAGCACCGAGCAGCAAGCCCTCCGTCCAGCCAGGTCCGTCCTCTCCATCAGCACCGAGCAGCAAGCCCTCCGTCCAGCCAGGTCCGTCCCCTCCATCAGCACCGAGCAGCAGGCCCTCCGTCCAGCCAGGTCTGTCCCCTCCATCAACACTGATGGCCCAGTGGAGCAACCCATCCAGGGGAAAG GGAAGGGCCTCTCTGATGACCAGACGGCTGCTgcagtgtctcctctctccttgccCCCGCACCAACACCCCTGCACCCCGTTGCTCCTGTCCAAGCCCCAGAGCAGGGACTGCAGCACCCAGTGTGACCGTGATGTCCTAGCCCAGGAGACGGATCTTACAGTGGATCCCACCAGCATGCTAGCACCCTCTGAGACTTCCTCGACCTCAACATCTGCCTCCG AGCACTTCCTGGCACCACCCAACACACACCAGAGCTCCAGAAGTTCAGACTCAGCAGCAGAAGTGGTGGAAATCCTAATTTAA